The Bradyrhizobium sp. CCBAU 53351 genome segment CGAGCGACCGGCTCGGTAGCCCCCGGCAAGATGGGTGGTCACCGCAAGCCTGTGCTTGATCCGCACCGGGCCTTCATCGTCGAGCGGATCACCGAGACGCCGCACCTGACGCTGCATGGTCTGAAGGCAGAGCTGGCAGCCCGTGGGGTCAAGGTCTCACACAACGCAGTCTGGCTGTTCCTGCGCCGGGAGGGGCTGCGGTTCAAAAGAACACTGTTCGCCCTCGAACAGGCTCGCGCCGACGTCTCTCGTAGGCGCCTGCGTTGGCGATCTTGGCAGGCCGGGCTCGATCCGGGCCGGCTCGTCTTCATCGATGAGAGTGTGCTGCAGACAGCGGAAGGAGTTCAAATGAACTAAGACCGATGGTGAAGCTGCGAGAAAGATGGGGGCGGGCCCCCGAGATCAGCTTTCAGGGGCGGGTCTCAAACCAATCCGAGCTGCTGCGGTAAAGAGCTGTGGTGGTGAGCGTCGGATCAGAAGTTCGGAATATACCGAGCAGGTGAGTGTCCGAAAGACGAACGAAAGTGAACCCTCCTGAGACGCGTCGTTATTAATTCAAGTGTCGTCAAAACCAGGACCGTCTCGTCAACCTGGGACACGTCCGCCAGATGCCTGACGACTGGGCGGGCGGCGACCGGCGTAGAGGGGGCGTGAGTCGGACACAGGCTTTCGCGTGGAACTGCAGGAACCAGGCTCTTGATGCCAAGGGAGAAGCGCAAGCGGTGCCAACCGCGAGGCGGGAGTACCGATGCAAGAGACTGGGGCGGACCGATCCGTAGGAGCGTTGAGGGCCCTGTAATGGGGACGGAGCAAAGGGATCGGGTCAGGTAGTCGTACTCTTGGACCAACTGGAAACAGGATGACTTCGAACAGTGCGATAAACAAGCCGTTCTCGATTGAGAAGCGGCGAGTGTACGAAGCGTACAAGGCGGTCAAATCCAATCGCGGAGCGGCTGGAGTGGACGGACAGACCTTCGAGATGTTCGAGAAAGACCTTGCAGGGAATCTCTACAAGATCTGGAATCGGATGTCGTCGGGGGTGTACTTTCCACCTCCGGTGCTCGCCGTCTCCATTCCAAAGAAGACCTGCGGCGAAAGGACTTTAGGTGTGCCCACTATCAGCGATCGGATGGTGGTCAAACGGATGATTGAGCCGGAACTGGAATCCATCTTCCTGCCGGACTCTTACGGTCACAGGCCAGGAAAATCGGCTCTGGACGCCGTGGGCGTCACGCGTCAGCGGTGCTGGAAATATGATTGGGTCCTGGAGTTCGACATCAAAGGACTGTTTGACAATCTCCCGCATGATCTTCTTGCTGAAGGCGGTCCGGAGACACGTGAAATGCAAATGGGCGCTGCTCTACATCGAAAGATGGCTGACGGCATCAAGGGAAAAGGACGGGAAGCTCGTTGAGCGGATCCGCGGAACCCTCAAGGGGCGTGATCAGCCCAATACTGGCCAATCTGTTCCTGCATTATACGTTTGATCTCTGGATGGCGCGGACACATCCCGACCTTCCTTGGTGTCGGTATGCCGATGACGGACTGGTGCACTGCCGGACCGAGCAAGAAGCAGAAGCCATTAAGGCGGAGCTTCAAGCGAGGCTGGAAGTGTGCGGACTTCAGATGCATCCGACGAAGACGCAGATCGTTTACTGCAAGGACAACTCACGGCACCCTTCGTCTTCGACGGCCCGATCAATGGCGAATGCTTCCGCGCTTACGTGAAGCACCTGCTCCTGCCGACCTTGCGCGAGGGCGATATCGTCATTCTCGACAATCTCGGAAGCCACAAGTCGAACGCTGTCAGACAGATGATCAAGGCGGCTGGCGCCAGGCTCTGGTACCTGCCGCCATACTCGCCCGACCTCAACCCGATCGAGCAGGCATTTTCCAAGATCAAACACTGGATGCGGCAAGCCCAGAAGCGCACCCTCGAGGACACCTGGCGCCATATCGGTCACCTCGTCCAGGAGGTCCAGCCCCGCGAATGCGCCAACTACTTCGCAAACTCAGGTTATGCTTCAATCAAAATGTGAAACGCTCTAACGAGGACGCGGTCGATATCATCGCAGGACCTGCAACGGACATCCGTCCCGACAAGTCGAGCAAAGCCAGCTTCCCGCAGCCGTCGTCCTCTTAGAATCCATACGGCCGTTCGGCCCAGCGCAGAAGCACTCGAGCATCCCGATTGGGCAAGATGACACGCTGATCGCGGAGGCCCTTGGCGATGGTTTGACCAACCTCCGGCTCGACGCGATTGCCATGCGTAATCAGAAAAAACCAGCCGAATGGAACGCCGACTTCACGGTCGATCGCTTCCACGCGGTCCATCAAGAAATGGACGGACGCACCTCCCACGCCAAGCCTCTCGTCCGGCAGATGAAGGGGACGCGGCACAAATCCAACCTCGCGCGTGCCTTTGTGGTCGTAGTCGCAAATATCGAGGGCCCAGTGCGCGTAGACGCGTTCAGCCGAGGCGCTCGATTCGTCCCAGTCCTGGAAGAAACGGTTCTCCCGCGGTACGAACTCGAACCAGTCCGGCACCAGTTCAAGAAACGGCGTCTCGGTTGTGCCCTCCCGTGTCACTTCACGCACCGCACGACGTTCCATCTCCGGCCGCTGCGCCTCGCGCCTCTCGCGCTCGAGTCGGGCGCACCGCGTAAGGTAACTCCGAACGTAGATGACGCTGCTGCCCGCGCGCCCAAGCATCCGATAGAGCGGACCCGCGATGACCTTGTTGTCGGACATCTCTTCGTGCGTGATCCATGACGGATCGAGTAATTCGTCCTTGCCCCAAGGGCGGTACGTCGATTGACGATCGGCCCCGCACGCGATTCGACTTCCCGGCCGAGACGGATTTGCACATAGTCCGCCGCGCCCGATCCAGTCGGCGCGAAGGCGTAGACCGTCTTACCGCGCCATTCAGAAGTCTGAAGATCGCTCTGGCGCAATCGCGTCCAGAGCGCGCCGATGTCGCCGTTGTTCTTGGCAAGCTCGGCTTCCATCCACGACCGGTATTCTGCGATCCGTGTCCCGTCAGCGGCGATCACCGAGCGTCTGTCGCGCCAATACTGGTCATCGATGGCCGCCGTCGAAAATGGGAATCCAGCAAACGTCTCTGTCAGCGCGGCCGCCAGCGCCGTTTCGTTAGCTCCGATCGGAAGACGGGCGAGGACCGCCTCGATCGTGGCGGGATCGGGCAGTCGTGCGGAACATTCTCCGGAGGCTCATCCATGACTTGATCCCATCATCGGAGCCTGTTTCGCCGCGCGCTCGATCTCTTCCATTGACGCCAGGATGTGCTCGAACCGAAGCCCCGCCGCAAGATCATTGGCGTCATGTTCGCATAGTCACGCGCGAGCGCGTCGATCGGCGCACGAGGCCGGTTCGCTGTCGTTAAGAAAAGATCGAACTTCTCGCCGGATGACCTCCTTGCAAGCTGCGCTGCTCACGAGCCATCCTCCGGTATGGCGTCGTCACGCTCGAGCAAGGGCCTAAGGAAATCCTGCATCCAGATCGGCATAGCTGACAGACCTGCGCGAAGATCGTCGCGAATCACCCTTCCATGCTGCGGATTTGCAAACAGTCTGTTCAGGAGGTTCACTATTGGCTGTCGATCATACCTACTTGTCATCATGTCCTGCATCCAATAGAGCGCCTGCACGACGCGCATGCCTGGACGTCCGGCCCAATAGAGACGGCTGGGCGCTGCCGACTTGAAATGGATGACCTGCTTTCCAAGGATGATCGGCTTCAGGCGGGCGTCGATCAGGACCTCGATGCGCGATGGGACGGCCCTGGTGAAGCCGAGATCATTCGCGGTAGTCATCCCGTCAACCACGACGCGGGCTTGGTCGCGGCGCGCCACGGCCTTGATGACGGCGCGATAGTCGGGGATTCCCAGCTTGCCCGTGAAATTGCTCTTTCGCGGCCGGTCGTAGAGGCCACGATCGAAGCGGCGTAGTTCGCCAGCCACGACCAGGCGCTGCAACGCCTTGTCGACGGTCGCACGGCTTCCGAAGTCGGCGAAATTGTCCATACCTCTGTGGGTGCCGCGTCGATGCGGGCAATGAGCCGCGATCGGAGGTCCGGGGTCGGCTCCTTGAGCGTGTCCGAAATATGATGTAAATTTCGGTCGGAAGCAACTCAGCTGCGATGGAATCTTTGACTGGAACTCGCCCGTTTTGAGCGGTCAAAGGACCTAAGACCTCGGACCAGTTGACGGACACCCGTCTGCACGCATACTGTCCTCAGTCCTAGGACAGAGGACATGCGCGCGGAACCCATGAAAAGTCAGGATATTGTCGTCCTGCTGAAGCTCGTGTGCTTGCAGGATCATGAGCACGCCGGCGGGGTAGGCCCCTTTGGCCAAGATGGCGAAGACCCATACTCGGTGCGGGGACTCGAGACGTCCCTCGGAATCAGCAAAACCGAAGTCGCCGCCTCGATCAAGCGCAGCCTTGCATCGGGTATGGCAATTAAGCGCCCGATGACGAGCCGTCCCGATCCCAATCGCAGGAACCTGCGCGACTTCATCACATACGGCCTGAAGTTCGTTTTTCCGGCAAGCCCGGGTCCCATGCAGCGCGGCATGCCAACGGCATTCGCCGCCCCGGTCCTGAAGGACTTACTCTACAGCGCGGGTAGCCTGATTCATGTTTGGCCTTATGCGCGCGGCCGCGAGATGGGGCAGTCCGTCGCGCCGCTGTTCAAGACTGTGCCGAAAGCCGCCGAGAGGGATGATCGCCTCTATGCCTATCTGGCTCTCGTCGACGCAATACGGCTCGGCAATCAGCGCGAAGCGAGTCTCGCGGCCAACTTGCTCAAGGAGAGACTAGGGTGACCATCCAGGGGCATCTCAAGGAAATGCTGAAGACAGTCGCCGGCGCACTCGGCGATGAGCTGCGTGCGCGATTGGTCTTCGTCGGAGGCTGCACAACCGCTCTCTACATAACGGATCCGGTCACCCTCGAAGGAGTCAGATCGACAGATGATGTCGACCTGATCGTGGATCTCGTCGGCTTCCCGGAGTGGGCAAAGCTGGTGGATCAGTTGCGAACGCAGGGTTTTTCCGAGACACCCGAGGACAATGTCATCTGTCGGATGAAGCTTAATGAACTCAAGGTCGATTTCATGCCCGACGACGAGAAGATCCTCGGTTTCAGCAATCGTTGGTACGCAAAGGGCATCGAAACAGCTGTTGAGACGCCCCTGGATGATGCCATTACGATTCGTCGCCTCACGCCGCCCTTGTTCATCGCAACGAAGCTGGAGGCTTATCGCGGAAGAGGTAGTGGGACCTTATCGGCAGCCGCGACGCCGAGGACATTCTCCTGCTCGTCGACGGGCGGGAGGAACTGCTTGACGAAGTTGCCGCCTCCGATGCAGACATTAGCTCATACATTGCCGAGCAATTCGGAGCGCTGCTCGCAGATCGCGACTTCGATCATTTCCTCGAAGGAAATATTCGCGGCCCGGTGGGGCGTGCTGACATTGTTCGCGACCGATTCGTTGCATTGAGCCAGTTGGGCAACGGCTGATATGGCGTTTGCAATCCAATGGCACAGCCAGCAGGGAACGAGGACGACCGACAACCGGGATTGCGCCGGGATCGGCATACGCCAGACGTCGGCCCTCGCCATAGTGCTCGACGGTTCGACCTCTGGAGCAGAGAGCGGAGCCTTTGCCCACGAGATTGCGCGTCGGATGGTCGATTGGTACGTGTCGACCGACGAAAACATCACCGCGGGGGTTCTCACAGCTCAACTTCGCGCGACGCATGCTAAACTGTCGAAACAGTTTCGGAGGGATTCGGCGAGTTACCTTCTGATGCATGTCGGCGCTGCTCAAACAGCTCTCGTTCTGCACGCAGGCGATTGCCTGGTTGGCCGTCAGGCGCCGGCGGGTCCGATGTCCTGGCTAACCCAGCCGCACACGCTTGCCAACTCGGTGTCGCAGATGACGATCGGCGACCTTGCGAACGATAGCGGTCGTCATCGCCTCACGCGAAGCTTCCGCTCGCGAGAATTCGTCGAGCCAGCTTTCTGTTCAATTGCGCTGGACGACACGCCAGTGCTCGTGGCGACTGACGGGTTCTGGGCCGAGCTGGATCATCGCCAGCAGAGCGCTTTCATCCATGGTCGCGTTCCGGAGAACGCCGGAGAGAGACGACCGCAGCGTACTTCAGATCACACGACTCGGAAGAGGCGGGTTGTCCAAGGTCTCACGGAGCGAGCCTCCTCGCAGAATCTACATGGTCTGCAAGCGCAAAATTGTCGCAAATTTTGCCCCTCTCGATCGAGACAAATTTCGTGGCGTTGAGACGTGACAGATTTTGTGTGGAATTGACCTGGCATGGACGAGTTTTTGGCTAACGAGATTCTAAATTTCTTCTCTTACGGTGCCCGCGGGCAATTGAAGACCGTGGAGTGTTCTGGATGTTTGCCAAGTTGATGCTTCGCGTTCGTGGTCAGCTGATTGCGGGTTTTGCAGCGGAATGTGCGATCATAGCGCTCTCATTCGGATATGCGGTTTTCGCAGTTAGCGGAGTCTCAACCACCGTCAATGAGATGGTGGGTCTTCGTACGCCGGTTGCGATCGCCAGTGCCGAGTTGGCCGGCAATACCGTAGTCTTTGTCGCTTCCGAGAAGGCTTCGGCTAACCTAGAGTCGGTTGCCTGCGCCACTGAGCAGATGAGCTCATCAGTGACCGAAATCGGCCGCCAAGTGTTGGATGCCGCGCGCATTGCGAGCGCCGCGGTTCGATAGGTGCCGTCGGCGACATTCGGCGCTTTGCCGATCCGACCAGGCTGGTGAGCTACCTGGGGCTGAACCCGAGCGTCAGGCAGTCTGGCGAGGGCCCCTACCATGGCAGGATCACCAAGCAGGGCTGCGGCCAAGCTCGCGGAATGCTCGTCGAAGCAGCATGGGCTGTAGCCCGTTCGGCGGGACCGCTGCGTGCATTCCTTCAACGTGTCGCTGCACGACGCGGCAAGCACATCGCGGCAGTCGCGACGGCGCGGAAGCTGGCGATGATCATCTGGCATATGCTGACCAAGAGCACTGACTAAATCTGGACGAGGCCGGCCCTGCTGGCGCACAAGTTCCGGAGCATCGAACTGCGCGCTGGACTACCCACCAGCCATGCCAAGCGTGGATCGGCCTATGATACAACATCCCCGCGAAGAGGGCTGAGGAACGAGCAGGCGTGGAATGCGCCGAGAAGGAGTATACGAGATTGGCGGCCAAAGCCGCGATCCCGACACAGCAAGGCTTCTGCAACATAGGGCTTGTCTACAACATCCGTGTCGGTCGGCTTGCCGGGCTGCGAGAAGTCCAGCATGACGCCGCGCTGGTAGGCCCACAGGTCAAGATCGCGCGACACGAACTCGCTGCCTTGATCGACGCGGATCGTGGCCGGGAAGCCCGCTTCTTTGCAGGCCCTTTCCAGCACCGCCACGACGTCGGCGCCGCGGAAGGTGAACCGTGGCGCCAGCGCCGGTGAGAACCGTGAGAAGATATCGACGATTGTCAGCACGCTAAGCTTGTGTCCTGTTGCCAACTGGTCATGGACGAAGTCCATCGCCCAGGTCTCGTGGATCGCGTCGCCGGCTTGCGATCATCGCGCAGCTTGACTTTGACGCGGCGCTTGGGCCTTTTTGTTGCGCAATTGCAGGCCCAACTCGCGATAGACGCGCCGGGTCTTGTTCTGGCACGGCGCCCATCCTTCACGACGCAGCAGCACGTGAACGCGGCGATAACCGTAGCGAATGCGGGCATGACAGGTCTCCTTGATCTTCTGCTCGAGGGCAGCTTGGCCGGAGCGACGGGACTTGTAGTGGTGGGTCGACCTGTCAAACTAAAACGCCGCACAGGCCCTGCGGATCGAGACCTGCCATTCGTTGCGGACTTCGTCAACCAGCTTGCGCTTCCGGCAAGGCCTCATAGCCTTCGGCGGATCACGTCCTGCGGCATCTCCTTGTCGAGCGACAGGCCCGCGACCAGTTTCTTCAGCTTGCCGTTCTGGGCCTCGAGCTGCTTCAAGCGCGGCATCTCCGTCGGCAGCAGTCCGTCACACTTCTTCTTCCAGTTGAAGTAGGTCGCTTGGCTGATCCCGACCTTGCGGAAGATCTTCGCAGCCGGGACGCCATCGTTGCCCTGCTTCAGGATGAACGCCTTCCGGGCGTCCGAGAACTTCGAGGCCTTCATCGTCCTTCGCTCCTCCCAGCCGAGGGGATTCGGCAGCGAAAACTCTAGCCAAAGTGGTCCAGCTTGCCGGCCTCAGATCATGTCGTTGAACCGACACGCACGATGGTTTCACCGAAAGGGTTAAGTGTTGGCGCCCTGCCTTCGGTCATGAAGCGCTCGAAATTGAGCGATCTTAACGTCGCTACCGTGTTGCCCCGTTGCGAGCGCTTCTAAGCCTGCTCGTTGTCGTCGCGCTCGCGCACAACCGTTCGGCGCGGCGAAGGACGTTGATCATCGAGAGGAGATCGTCAGCGTCGGCTTCAATGCGGCTCTTCACTCGCATCCCAGTCGGAAACTGAAGATGTCGGCGACCGCGTCCAAGACCTGCTCGCCATCTGTCTGGAGCCTCTGATTCCGATCCTGCGGTGTTTGAAAAGGCGGTAGGCCTGAAGCAGGTGCTCGATTACGACTCGGTCGCCGGATCAGAAGGCCTGGTGCGGCTCGAAATCGTCATGCTCGCGCATGTGAGGGGACTGCGTCGCAGGCAAGCTCGAGCGGGTCCGTGGGACCATAGGACACCGAGAACCAACAGTCAGAGCTTGGCTCTTTTCGTACCAACGCGTCGCGCTTCAGACAACGTGTCGGGAGTCGGACGACGCGAAATCATCGCTGGCAAACCAAATGGCCAACTCTTTTCGAATTCCGTCGGCTCTGGGGGCGCGAGCCGAGTGATCTAAGGGCTGGTATGGCGCTTGCTTAAAGAGAGGCGGAACCACGTCTACGCCCCCTGGCGATTAAATACCTTCGCCTGCGATGGACCTAGGAGATCGGTTCTTTAGCACGAGGAGCTAATAGCATGTCCGGTGTTGCTGCTGCGTTTCTATGCTCTTCAAGCAAGTCACGGGCGACGGTTTATGATCGGCTCAAGCACATGGTTCCGAAACTTGCATTTCGCGGTCAGGCGGGGGTCGGCATTGCAGCTTTCATGCACAAGGAAGGTGTTCGATATGCGAGAGCGCTTCAGTCCTCATGCGACTCAGTGCGCATTGAGCACGATGAACAGGATCCGAATTTTAGGCCCCATGTTGCAATCGCCCATATCCGTAGCCGATGCCGCGGAATCAGCGATGGCGGGGACCTTCAGCCAATTCACAACAATGCGGGCACCAGCCGCAGTTTGGCAATTTCTCTAGATGGAGCCTTGGTCAATGGCCGTGAACTCAGGGGAGAATTGCTTGCCCAGGGCTATAGGTTGGGCAGCAACACAGATGCTGAGCTCTTGCTCAAGTGGATTGAAGGCTCTTGTGAAAGAGACTATTGGCGGCACGGTCTGCCCGTCAATTACGAAAACATCTTTCGCGACATTGATGACCGAATTGATGGCGCTATTAGCGCGATTCTCCTGGACGGAGAAGGAAATCTGGTTGCATACCGTAATCGATGTGGTTTGCGTCCATTGGAAACTATGCAAACAGATGACGGGTTCTTGCTGGTTGCTTCGGAAAATTGTGCCTTTGCCGATCTGGAGGGTAAGACACAGCAAATCTTACCAGGGCACATCAGGTATGTAGACGGGAAAATGGGGTACTGCGTTGATCGTTCCGTGAGCAACGGGCAATACAAAGCCAAACTCTGCGCCTACGAAGCTCTTTACTTAGGAAATCCGAACACATCGGTCGAAGGCCAATCACATTTCGAAACCCGTTACAACATCGGAGCCGCCCTTGGTGGCCTTGTTGCGCAGCGACTGCAAGGAGAACTAGGCTCCACACTCACAATCGTTTCCTCCATGCCGCATACTGGCGGGCCGTACGCTGATGGTCTGTTTGCATCTCTCGTCGAATACGGCGTGTTCGCCCAGCGTCGGGAAGTAGTCTCAACGCAATTTTTTCAGCGAACTCTAATCGGTACACCCAGCGAGCGAAAATGTCTCATTGCTCAAAAGTACCGCGTATCGGAAACGAGCCTTGCTGAAGCCGCGATAATAATTGTCGACGAGGCCCTCATTCGTGGCGATACCAGTCAGGCTGTCACGAATATGCTGCTTGCCGCTGGGGCCAAAGCCGTACATTGGGCGATCGGTTCGCCGCCCATAGTGGCTCCTAACTACTACGGCATGGGTATCGACACACTAGATGAGTTGGCATTCTGGCAGATATGGAAACAATTGCCGCCTGAACAGCGCACGCAAATCCTTCGCTTTCACAAGATGGAGCCGCAAGATCTCAAAATCATCGAAAGCAATATCGCGGCATCCATCAACGCGGCCACGATAACGTATCTGCCGTTTCCACTTCTAGTATCGTTGTTGCCCTGCAGGCAAGACGGCGTCGATTTGTCACCGTTTACATTCGAGATGCCAACCCCTGCGGGGCAGAAGCGCGCGAATAGGAACTTGCGCGAATTAGCGGCCGATCTTCCCTATTCGGAATCGATCCTTGCTTGAGGTCAAATCATGAAACCGGTTCTCGTCTTTGATTGGAATGGAACGCTGCTCGATGATACGTACGCACTGCTCCAAACGACAAATGCCATACTAGATCGCTTTGGTCATGCAACAATCGACATGAGCACCTTCCGGGAACATTGCGATGTTCCGCTATCTCTTCTTTATCGCAGTCTCGGAATGTCGCAAGACGAGGTTGCGACGGTGGATCGCGATGGCAGTGCAATCTTTCACGACACGTACGAACCTCTTGCGGGTAAAGCCGATCTGCGCGAGGGCGCGCGCAGGGTGTTGGAGTTAGCGCACCAAGAAGCAGCTTCGTCCATCATCGTGAGCAACCATATAGTCGATCCTCTGCGCTCCCAATTGAGAAGACTTGGGATCGACGACTACATCAACGATGTGCTCGCCTTTGAAAACCGCACTACCCAATATAAATCGATGAGCAAGGGAGAGCGGCTTCGTCTATACATGCAGAAAAACAACCTGAAGCCGGCGTCAACCTTCATCATCGGCGATATGCCGGTCGAAACGGATATCGCGCGCAATCTCGGACTCGTAAGCATATCCATTACCGGTGGATTTGTTTCGGAGTCGCGCTTGCGCGCGGCGCGTCCTGACTACACGATTAACAACCATCATGAGCTGTTACCAATCTTACAAAGGCACGGGTTTTTTCGGAATGCATAAATCATGATTGGCGAGGAATCATCACCCAACGTCGCTCCTAAAACGGCGAAGCAGAGAATAGGCCTTATCGGAGCTGGACGCATGGGAACCGGTATCGGTATCAGCCTATTGCGTCACCAAATCGAGCTGCATATCAAAGCGAACAAAACTCGCTTCGGTGCGGATCGCTTGACTGGTGCAGGTGCCCATGAACATCCTTCGATCGCCGAGTTGGCGCGGCATGTAAACGCCGTCGTGTTATCCTTGCCTTCCAGCCGCGAGGTTGAGGCAGTATGCCTTGGGCAAGATGGGCTGTTCGTCCATATGCCCCGAGGAGGGTTGATAATTGACTGCTCGACGTCTTATCCTGCTTCAACGGTCGCACTGGCTGAGCAGGCGCAAAAATGCGGCCTAAGCTTTATGGACGCTCCAGTAACGCGGAGCCCCGAACAAGCAG includes the following:
- a CDS encoding HAD family hydrolase, which produces MKPVLVFDWNGTLLDDTYALLQTTNAILDRFGHATIDMSTFREHCDVPLSLLYRSLGMSQDEVATVDRDGSAIFHDTYEPLAGKADLREGARRVLELAHQEAASSIIVSNHIVDPLRSQLRRLGIDDYINDVLAFENRTTQYKSMSKGERLRLYMQKNNLKPASTFIIGDMPVETDIARNLGLVSISITGGFVSESRLRAARPDYTINNHHELLPILQRHGFFRNA